The following coding sequences are from one Streptomyces sp. V3I7 window:
- a CDS encoding ABC transporter permease, translated as MTTATVAKPKASAPAKGRRRMSLPVLLLIIAGVLVLTSAVRLITGADGITSTGQMSTALRLAVPIGLAGLGGLWSERAGIVNIGLEGMMILGTWFGAWAGYQWGPWAGVALGIIGGALGALLHAIATVTFNVNHIVSGVALNILALGTTRYLSKFTFENVPQGSSKQSPPVDSLGTFDIPGLSGWLETLNEKHWFLVSDLAGLIGGLVTDLSPLTVIAVALVPVSWWVLWRTAFGLRLRSCGENPVAAESLGVNVYKYKYLAVLISGAFAGLGGAFLSIVASNVYLDGQTAGRGYIGLAAMIFGNWMPGGLALGAGLFGYTDSLNLRGGTVNVHALILLLAILLVFGAGYLLWKKKYVSAVITVGISAALFLWYLGTNEVPRQLVTATPYIVTLLVLSMSAQSLRMPKADGLPYRKGQGK; from the coding sequence ATGACCACCGCGACCGTCGCGAAGCCGAAGGCGAGCGCCCCCGCCAAGGGCCGCCGCCGCATGTCGCTCCCGGTGCTCCTGCTGATCATCGCGGGCGTCCTGGTGCTCACCTCCGCCGTCCGGCTCATCACCGGCGCCGACGGCATCACCTCCACCGGCCAGATGTCCACCGCCCTGCGCCTCGCCGTGCCGATCGGCCTCGCCGGCCTCGGCGGCCTGTGGTCCGAGCGCGCGGGCATCGTCAACATCGGCCTCGAGGGCATGATGATCCTCGGCACCTGGTTCGGTGCCTGGGCCGGCTACCAGTGGGGCCCCTGGGCCGGTGTCGCGCTCGGCATCATCGGCGGCGCTCTCGGCGCGCTGCTGCACGCCATCGCCACCGTGACCTTCAACGTCAACCACATCGTCTCCGGTGTGGCGCTGAACATCCTGGCGCTCGGCACGACCCGCTACCTGTCGAAGTTCACCTTCGAGAACGTCCCGCAGGGCTCCTCCAAGCAGTCCCCGCCGGTCGACTCGCTCGGCACCTTCGACATCCCCGGCCTGTCCGGCTGGCTGGAGACCCTCAACGAGAAGCACTGGTTCCTCGTCTCCGACCTCGCCGGCCTGATCGGCGGTCTGGTCACCGACCTGTCGCCGCTCACCGTCATCGCCGTCGCCCTGGTCCCGGTCAGCTGGTGGGTGCTGTGGCGCACCGCCTTCGGTCTGCGCCTGCGCTCCTGCGGCGAGAACCCGGTGGCCGCCGAGTCCCTCGGCGTCAACGTCTACAAGTACAAGTACCTCGCGGTGCTCATCTCGGGCGCCTTCGCCGGCCTCGGCGGAGCCTTCCTGTCGATCGTCGCCTCGAACGTGTACCTGGACGGCCAGACCGCCGGCCGCGGCTACATCGGCCTCGCCGCGATGATCTTCGGCAACTGGATGCCGGGCGGACTGGCGCTCGGCGCGGGCCTGTTCGGCTACACCGACAGCCTCAACCTGCGCGGCGGCACCGTGAACGTCCACGCGCTGATCCTGCTGCTCGCGATCCTGCTGGTGTTCGGCGCCGGGTACCTGCTGTGGAAGAAGAAGTACGTCAGTGCCGTGATCACGGTCGGGATCTCGGCGGCGCTCTTCCTCTGGTACCTCGGCACCAACGAGGTCCCGCGCCAGCTGGTCACCGCGACGCCGTACATCGTCACCCTGCTCGTGCTGTCGATGTCCGCGCAGTCGCTGCGGATGCCGAAGGCGGACGGCCTGCCGTACCGGAAGGGACAGGGCAAGTGA
- a CDS encoding cytidine deaminase, giving the protein MTTPAAGFDWETLRAVARDAMSHAYAPYSGYPVGAAALVEDGRTVGGCNVENASYGLGLCAECGLVSELQRTGGGRLTHFTCVDGTGALLVPCGRCRQLLYEFGGPDLLLDTPAGIMPLSEMLPQAFGPEHLTK; this is encoded by the coding sequence GTGACCACCCCAGCCGCCGGATTCGACTGGGAGACGCTGCGCGCCGTGGCGCGGGACGCCATGTCCCACGCCTACGCGCCCTACTCCGGCTACCCGGTCGGCGCCGCGGCCCTCGTCGAGGACGGGCGCACGGTCGGCGGCTGCAACGTCGAGAACGCCTCGTACGGACTCGGCCTGTGCGCCGAGTGCGGCCTCGTCTCCGAGCTCCAGCGCACCGGAGGCGGTCGGCTCACGCACTTCACCTGCGTCGACGGAACGGGCGCCCTGCTCGTGCCGTGCGGCCGGTGCCGCCAGCTGCTCTACGAGTTCGGCGGGCCGGACCTGCTCCTCGACACCCCGGCGGGCATCATGCCCCTGTCGGAGATGCTCCCCCAGGCCTTCGGCCCGGAGCATCTCACCAAGTAA
- a CDS encoding thymidine phosphorylase: MAMDAISVIRTKRDRGELGDDQIDWVIDAYTRGEVADEQMSALAMAILLNGMNRREIARWTAAMIASGERMDFSSLSRPTADKHSTGGVGDKITLPLAPLVAACGAAVPQLSGRGLGHTGGTLDKLESIPGWRALLSNEEMLDVLDTVGAVICAAGDGLAPADKKLYALRDVTGTVEAIPLIASSIMSKKIAEGTGSLVLDVKVGSGAFMKNLDDARELASTMVGLGTDHGVKTVALLTDMATPLGLTAGNALEVRESVEVLAGGGPADVVELTLALAREMLDAAGIKDADPAKALADGSAMDVWRRMIAAQGGDPDAALPTSKEQHVVTAASSGVLTRLDAYDIGLGAWRLGAGRARKEDPVQAGAGIEMHAKPGDTVTAGQPLLTLHTDTPERFAYALEAIEGSYDIAPAGTAFTASPVVLGRIA, translated from the coding sequence ATGGCCATGGACGCCATCTCCGTCATCCGCACCAAGCGCGACCGCGGTGAACTCGGCGACGACCAGATCGACTGGGTCATCGACGCGTACACGCGCGGCGAGGTCGCCGACGAGCAGATGTCCGCGCTCGCGATGGCCATCCTGCTCAACGGCATGAACCGCCGTGAGATCGCCCGCTGGACCGCCGCGATGATCGCCTCCGGCGAGCGCATGGACTTCTCCTCGCTCTCCCGCCCCACCGCCGACAAGCACTCCACGGGCGGCGTCGGCGACAAGATCACCCTCCCGCTCGCCCCGCTCGTCGCCGCGTGCGGCGCGGCCGTCCCCCAGCTCTCCGGCCGGGGCCTCGGCCACACCGGCGGCACCCTCGACAAGCTGGAGTCCATCCCCGGCTGGCGCGCGCTGCTGTCCAACGAGGAGATGCTGGACGTCCTCGACACCGTCGGCGCGGTCATCTGCGCCGCGGGCGACGGCCTCGCCCCGGCCGACAAGAAGCTGTACGCGCTGCGCGACGTCACCGGCACCGTCGAGGCCATCCCGCTGATCGCCTCCTCGATCATGTCCAAGAAGATCGCCGAGGGCACCGGCTCCCTCGTCCTGGACGTGAAGGTCGGCTCCGGCGCCTTCATGAAGAACCTGGACGACGCCCGCGAACTCGCCTCCACCATGGTCGGCCTCGGCACCGACCACGGCGTGAAGACGGTCGCCCTGCTCACCGACATGGCGACCCCGCTCGGCCTCACCGCGGGCAACGCGCTGGAGGTCCGCGAGTCGGTCGAGGTCCTCGCCGGCGGCGGCCCCGCCGACGTCGTCGAGCTGACCCTGGCCCTCGCCCGCGAGATGCTCGACGCCGCCGGCATCAAGGACGCCGACCCGGCCAAGGCCCTCGCCGACGGCTCCGCCATGGACGTCTGGCGCCGGATGATCGCGGCCCAGGGCGGCGACCCCGACGCCGCGCTGCCCACCTCCAAGGAGCAGCACGTGGTCACCGCCGCCTCGTCCGGCGTCCTGACCCGCCTCGACGCCTACGACATCGGCCTCGGCGCCTGGCGCCTGGGCGCCGGCCGCGCCCGCAAGGAGGACCCGGTGCAGGCGGGTGCGGGCATCGAGATGCACGCCAAGCCCGGCGACACCGTCACCGCCGGCCAGCCGCTGCTCACCCTGCACACCGACACCCCCGAGCGCTTCGCGTACGCCCTGGAGGCGATCGAGGGCTCCTACGACATCGCACCGGCCGGCACGGCGTTCACCGCGTCGCCGGTCGTGCTCGGACGCATCGCCTGA
- a CDS encoding STAS domain-containing protein, translating into MSWRGPAGLQHVDARAPAVLVLDGPVTQDAVRGLCDDVTLLLEAAGAPVVVCDVRALGPPRLGTVDLLARLELAARRAGGRIRLRRPDRGLLALLDLAGLRFEVEGQTEQREQPLGVQEEVEPGQAPV; encoded by the coding sequence ATGAGTTGGCGCGGCCCGGCCGGTCTACAGCACGTGGACGCCAGGGCACCCGCCGTACTCGTACTGGACGGCCCCGTCACCCAGGACGCGGTGAGGGGGCTGTGCGACGACGTGACGCTCCTGCTGGAGGCCGCCGGCGCACCGGTCGTCGTCTGCGACGTCCGCGCGCTCGGCCCGCCCCGGCTCGGGACCGTCGACCTGCTCGCGCGGCTGGAACTGGCCGCGCGGCGGGCCGGCGGCCGGATACGGCTGCGCCGGCCCGACCGCGGCCTACTCGCCCTGCTCGACCTCGCCGGACTGCGCTTCGAGGTGGAGGGGCAGACCGAACAGCGGGAACAGCCGCTTGGTGTCCAGGAAGAAGTGGAACCCGGTCAGGCGCCCGTCTGA
- a CDS encoding sigma-70 family RNA polymerase sigma factor, with amino-acid sequence MGNGTATTELDVALEKHRTELTGYCYRMLGSSFEAEDAVQDTLVRAWRGYENFQGRSSIRSWLYRIATNVCLDMLSAGNKRARPVDLSESTPLAQYALSPRPDHTWLEPMPDARVLPSLEDPAEAAVAKESVRLAFMAALQDLPPKQRAVLILREVLAWRASEVAELLGTSVASVNSALQRARATLSERDEKGARAAVSDPLDEEQRKLLERYVAAFEGYDMTALTALLHEDAIMTMPPFEMWLTGQADIAGFMTSIGHECEGSRLLPVEVNGLPGFAHYKPDPQTGGLSPWSIQVLEISDGRLTGFHFFLDTKRLFPLFGLPLHLEAQSGEVEQGE; translated from the coding sequence ATGGGCAACGGCACGGCGACGACGGAACTCGATGTCGCACTGGAGAAGCACCGGACCGAACTGACCGGCTACTGCTACCGGATGCTCGGCTCGTCCTTCGAGGCCGAGGACGCCGTGCAGGACACCCTGGTCCGCGCCTGGCGCGGCTACGAGAACTTCCAGGGCCGCTCCAGCATCCGCTCCTGGCTGTACCGGATCGCGACGAACGTCTGCCTGGACATGCTGTCGGCGGGCAACAAGCGGGCGCGGCCGGTGGACCTGTCGGAGTCCACGCCGCTGGCGCAGTACGCCCTGTCCCCGCGCCCCGACCACACGTGGCTGGAGCCGATGCCCGACGCCCGGGTGCTGCCGTCGCTTGAGGATCCGGCGGAGGCGGCGGTCGCGAAGGAGTCGGTGCGGCTGGCGTTCATGGCCGCCCTTCAGGATCTGCCGCCCAAGCAGCGGGCGGTGCTGATCCTGCGTGAGGTGCTGGCCTGGCGGGCGAGCGAGGTCGCGGAGCTGCTGGGCACCTCGGTCGCATCGGTCAACAGCGCCCTGCAGCGGGCCCGGGCGACGCTCTCGGAGCGGGACGAGAAGGGTGCGCGGGCGGCCGTCTCCGACCCCCTGGACGAGGAGCAGCGGAAGCTGCTGGAGCGCTATGTGGCGGCGTTCGAGGGGTACGACATGACGGCGCTGACGGCGTTGCTGCACGAGGACGCCATCATGACGATGCCGCCGTTCGAGATGTGGCTGACCGGCCAGGCGGACATCGCGGGCTTCATGACGTCGATCGGCCACGAGTGCGAGGGCTCGCGTCTGCTGCCGGTGGAGGTGAACGGCCTGCCGGGCTTCGCCCACTACAAGCCGGACCCGCAGACGGGCGGTCTGTCGCCGTGGTCGATCCAGGTGCTGGAGATCTCAGACGGGCGCCTGACCGGGTTCCACTTCTTCCTGGACACCAAGCGGCTGTTCCCGCTGTTCGGTCTGCCCCTCCACCTCGAAGCGCAGTCCGGCGAGGTCGAGCAGGGCGAGTAG
- a CDS encoding MFS transporter has protein sequence MPASTGAPTLMGADPAVPATSPDASDVPDTRMTPGGPGYRRMSLALFLAGVATFALLYSTQALLPLISGEFQVAASEASWTVAAATGGLALFVLPMSALSERFGRRTVMTASLAVAVSVGLLVPFAPSLPALVVLRAVQGAALAGLPASATAYLAEEVRPRALVTAIGLFVAGNSVGGMSGRVITGWVAQEWGWRIAVGVIGVLAVACAVAFRLLLPTPRHFRPGSLRPGVLVRTVRGHLANPLLRRLFAIGALFMTVFGGVYTVIGYRLTAAPFGLPQGIVGSIFLVYLVGTVSASAAGRLVGRLGRRGALYLAGGTTASGLLLSLADSLPPVLLGLVLITAGFFAGHAVASSAVGKTATSGRAQASALYQSAYYVGSSVGSTVGAMAFHAGGWAGTVTVGVLAVLGVVTITVLGTRAARVAARRELVTAA, from the coding sequence ATGCCTGCCAGTACCGGGGCGCCCACCCTCATGGGCGCCGACCCCGCTGTCCCCGCCACCTCCCCCGACGCCTCCGACGTCCCCGACACCCGGATGACTCCGGGCGGCCCCGGCTACCGCCGGATGAGCCTCGCCCTCTTCCTCGCCGGTGTCGCGACCTTCGCCCTCCTCTACTCGACGCAGGCGCTGCTGCCGCTGATCTCGGGCGAGTTCCAGGTGGCCGCGAGCGAGGCGAGCTGGACGGTGGCGGCGGCGACCGGCGGTCTGGCGCTGTTCGTCCTGCCGATGAGCGCCCTGTCGGAGCGCTTCGGCCGCCGTACGGTGATGACGGCCTCGCTGGCGGTCGCGGTGTCGGTCGGTCTGCTGGTCCCCTTCGCCCCCTCGCTGCCCGCGCTGGTGGTGCTGCGCGCGGTGCAGGGCGCGGCGCTGGCCGGGCTTCCGGCGTCGGCGACGGCGTATCTGGCCGAGGAGGTCAGGCCGCGGGCGCTGGTCACGGCGATCGGTCTGTTCGTCGCGGGCAACAGCGTCGGCGGGATGAGCGGCCGGGTCATCACCGGCTGGGTCGCGCAGGAGTGGGGCTGGCGGATCGCGGTCGGTGTGATCGGCGTGCTGGCGGTGGCCTGCGCGGTGGCGTTCCGGCTGCTGCTGCCCACCCCGCGCCACTTCCGGCCGGGTTCGCTGCGCCCGGGTGTGCTGGTGCGTACGGTCCGGGGTCATCTGGCGAACCCGCTGCTGCGGCGCCTGTTCGCGATCGGCGCGCTGTTCATGACGGTGTTCGGCGGCGTGTACACGGTGATCGGCTACCGGCTGACGGCGGCTCCGTTCGGTCTGCCGCAGGGCATCGTCGGTTCGATCTTCCTGGTGTACCTGGTGGGGACGGTCTCGGCGTCGGCGGCGGGCCGGCTGGTCGGGCGGCTGGGCCGGCGCGGCGCGCTGTACCTGGCCGGCGGGACGACCGCCTCGGGCCTGCTGCTCTCCCTGGCCGACTCCCTCCCCCCGGTGCTGCTGGGCCTGGTGCTGATCACGGCCGGTTTCTTCGCGGGTCACGCGGTGGCGTCCTCGGCGGTCGGCAAGACGGCGACGAGCGGCCGCGCGCAGGCGTCGGCGCTGTACCAGTCGGCGTACTACGTCGGCTCCAGCGTGGGCAGCACGGTGGGCGCGATGGCCTTCCACGCGGGCGGCTGGGCCGGGACGGTCACGGTCGGCGTGCTCGCGGTCCTCGGCGTCGTGACGATCACCGTGCTCGGTACGCGCGCGGCCCGGGTGGCGGCGCGGCGGGAGCTGGTCACCGCGGCCTGA
- a CDS encoding LysR family transcriptional regulator has translation MVHQQRSADRLSRSGDTEDMAMSLAPRLAYFAGVARTEHVTRAAHELQVPQSTLSRAMVRLEDDLGVELFARRGRTVSLTRAGRTFLTSVERALAEIERAAEEVRADADPAAGKVAFGFLHTMGAETVPGLIQAFRADHPRIRFSLVQNYGEAMLERLRAGELDLCLTSPVPDAPDLVARRLDEQKLRLVVPADHRLATRRRIRLAEAAEEAFVTLEPGYGLRRITDDLCAEAGFRPRVAFEGEETETLRGLVAAGLGVALLPPPVWPRPGVRELTVTAPRAVREIGVAWLDGHPDTPPVAAFKKFLLSRRGNLLA, from the coding sequence ATGGTGCATCAGCAGAGGTCAGCGGATCGACTGTCACGGTCCGGTGACACAGAAGACATGGCGATGTCGCTCGCTCCCCGGCTCGCGTACTTCGCCGGGGTCGCCCGCACCGAGCACGTCACCCGGGCCGCCCACGAACTCCAGGTCCCGCAGTCCACCCTCTCCCGGGCCATGGTCCGGCTGGAGGACGACCTCGGCGTCGAGCTCTTCGCCCGCCGCGGCCGCACCGTCTCCCTCACCCGCGCCGGCCGTACGTTCCTCACCTCCGTCGAACGCGCCCTCGCCGAGATCGAGCGCGCCGCCGAGGAGGTACGCGCCGACGCCGACCCCGCCGCCGGCAAGGTCGCCTTCGGCTTCCTGCACACCATGGGCGCCGAGACCGTACCCGGCCTCATCCAGGCATTCCGCGCCGACCATCCGCGGATCCGCTTCAGCCTCGTCCAGAACTACGGCGAGGCCATGCTGGAACGGCTGCGCGCCGGCGAACTGGACCTCTGTCTGACCTCACCCGTCCCCGACGCCCCCGACCTGGTCGCCCGCCGCCTCGACGAGCAGAAGCTGCGCCTGGTCGTCCCCGCCGACCACCGCCTCGCGACCCGGCGCCGCATCCGGCTGGCCGAGGCCGCCGAGGAGGCCTTCGTGACCCTCGAACCCGGCTACGGGCTGCGCCGCATCACCGACGACCTGTGCGCGGAGGCCGGCTTCCGGCCCCGGGTCGCCTTCGAGGGGGAGGAGACGGAGACCCTGCGCGGCCTGGTCGCCGCGGGCCTCGGCGTCGCCCTCCTGCCCCCGCCGGTCTGGCCCCGCCCCGGCGTCAGGGAACTCACGGTCACCGCGCCGCGCGCCGTCCGCGAGATCGGCGTCGCCTGGCTGGACGGTCACCCGGACACACCCCCGGTCGCGGCCTTCAAGAAGTTCCTGCTGTCGAGAAGGGGCAACCTGCTCGCCTGA
- a CDS encoding alpha/beta hydrolase, giving the protein MRTARLGRAVGQGPTAVCGAVLLLPGGEEVSARRPSAVWAAASVRAFGRAVGRSGRGEGLVTHVVHYRYRGWNGGEAHPAADATWAADEVVRRYGDVPVCLVGVGMGGRAALRAAGHEAVNSVVAVAPWLPEEDAAATPEPVRQLAGRRVLIVHGTNDERADPELSFRLAARAKKANRDVCRFEVHSDGHGLHQHRDEVLALTADFVRGALFGHSLARPLEDALAAPPPIGLRMPLAAGFGRSLRGS; this is encoded by the coding sequence ATGCGAACGGCCAGGCTGGGAAGGGCGGTCGGTCAGGGGCCGACAGCGGTGTGCGGGGCGGTGCTGCTGCTCCCCGGGGGCGAGGAGGTCTCCGCGCGCAGACCGTCGGCCGTGTGGGCGGCGGCTTCCGTGCGGGCGTTCGGGCGGGCCGTGGGGCGGTCCGGGCGGGGAGAGGGTCTGGTCACGCATGTCGTGCACTACCGGTACCGCGGGTGGAACGGCGGCGAGGCGCATCCCGCGGCGGACGCGACCTGGGCCGCGGACGAGGTCGTACGGCGGTACGGGGACGTGCCCGTGTGTCTGGTCGGGGTCGGCATGGGGGGCCGGGCGGCGCTGCGGGCGGCCGGGCACGAGGCCGTCAACTCCGTGGTGGCGGTGGCCCCCTGGCTGCCTGAGGAGGATGCCGCGGCCACGCCGGAGCCGGTCAGGCAGCTGGCGGGGCGGCGGGTGCTGATCGTGCACGGTACGAACGACGAGCGGGCCGACCCGGAGCTGTCGTTCCGGCTGGCGGCGCGGGCGAAGAAGGCGAACCGGGACGTGTGCCGGTTCGAGGTGCACTCCGACGGGCACGGGCTGCACCAGCACCGCGACGAAGTCCTCGCGCTCACCGCGGACTTCGTGCGGGGCGCGCTGTTCGGGCACTCCCTGGCACGGCCCCTGGAGGACGCGCTGGCCGCGCCGCCGCCGATCGGGCTGCGGATGCCGTTGGCGGCGGGCTTCGGGCGGTCGCTGCGCGGGAGTTGA
- a CDS encoding adenosine deaminase translates to MTSQTAPNGKNQTAPNGTNQAAPSGDGQAPAGGLKAGPVAHAPTVEQIRRAPKVLLHDHLDGGLRPGTVVELARETGYDQLPETDPDKLGVWFREAADSGSLERYLETFTHTVGVMQTRDALIRVARECAEDLAEDGVVYAEVRYAPEQHLEGGLSLEEVVEAVNEGFRQGERLARANGHRIRVGALLTAMRHAARALEIAELANRYRDLGVVGFDIAGAEAGYPPTRHLDAFEYLKRENNHFTIHAGEAFGLPSIWQALQWCGADRLGHGVRIIDDIQVQGDGSVKLGRLASYVRDKRIPLELCPSSNLQTGAAASYAEHPIGLLRQLHFRATVNTDNRLMSQTSMSREFEHLVDAFGYTLDDLQWFSVNAMKSAFIPFDERLAMINDVIKPGYAELKSEWLFQQTAVTSSSPEKGE, encoded by the coding sequence ATGACGAGCCAGACCGCACCGAACGGGAAGAACCAGACCGCACCGAACGGGACGAACCAGGCCGCGCCGAGCGGGGACGGCCAGGCGCCGGCGGGGGGCCTCAAGGCCGGGCCGGTGGCGCACGCGCCGACGGTGGAGCAGATCCGCCGGGCGCCCAAGGTGCTGCTGCACGACCATCTCGACGGGGGCCTCAGGCCCGGGACCGTCGTCGAACTCGCCCGGGAGACCGGGTACGACCAGCTGCCCGAGACCGACCCCGACAAGCTCGGCGTCTGGTTCCGGGAGGCCGCCGACTCCGGATCTCTTGAGCGGTACCTGGAGACCTTCACGCACACCGTCGGCGTCATGCAGACCCGCGACGCGCTGATCCGGGTCGCCCGCGAGTGCGCCGAGGACCTCGCCGAGGACGGGGTCGTCTACGCCGAGGTGCGGTACGCGCCCGAGCAGCACCTGGAGGGCGGGCTGAGCCTCGAAGAGGTCGTCGAGGCCGTCAACGAGGGCTTCCGGCAGGGGGAGCGGCTGGCCCGCGCGAACGGGCACCGCATCCGGGTCGGCGCCCTGCTCACCGCGATGCGGCACGCCGCCCGCGCACTGGAGATCGCCGAACTCGCCAATCGGTACCGGGACCTGGGCGTCGTCGGCTTCGACATCGCCGGCGCCGAGGCCGGCTACCCGCCCACCCGGCACCTGGACGCCTTCGAGTACCTGAAGCGGGAGAACAACCACTTCACCATCCACGCCGGGGAGGCCTTCGGGCTCCCGTCCATCTGGCAGGCGCTGCAGTGGTGCGGCGCCGACCGGCTCGGGCACGGGGTGCGCATCATCGACGACATCCAGGTCCAGGGCGACGGCTCGGTCAAGCTCGGGCGGCTCGCCTCGTACGTACGGGACAAGCGCATCCCGCTCGAGCTGTGCCCCAGTTCCAACCTCCAGACCGGGGCGGCCGCCTCGTACGCCGAGCACCCGATCGGGCTGCTGCGGCAGCTGCACTTCCGGGCCACCGTCAACACGGACAACCGTCTGATGTCGCAGACGAGCATGAGCCGGGAGTTCGAGCATCTCGTCGACGCGTTCGGTTATACGCTCGACGACCTCCAATGGTTCTCCGTCAATGCGATGAAATCAGCGTTCATTCCTTTCGATGAACGGCTGGCCATGATCAATGACGTCATCAAGCCCGGATATGCGGAATTGAAATCCGAATGGCTGTTCCAGCAGACGGCCGTGACCAGCAGTTCTCCGGAAAAGGGAGAGTGA
- a CDS encoding ATP-binding protein: MKQSAAKTLGVAALGAAFAAAGAGAATAAPALPDTSQALDTVTQTLPAQNVAQALPGAGQALSQGQGAVGTGLAAAQPAVQQALSDGPAKPVAGLLGGLPVQGLSAHGLPVNGVPLG; encoded by the coding sequence ATGAAGCAGTCTGCTGCCAAGACCCTCGGTGTCGCCGCTCTCGGTGCCGCCTTCGCCGCCGCCGGCGCGGGCGCCGCGACCGCGGCCCCGGCGCTCCCGGACACCTCCCAGGCGCTGGACACGGTCACCCAGACCCTGCCCGCGCAGAACGTCGCGCAGGCGCTGCCGGGCGCCGGCCAGGCGCTCAGCCAGGGGCAGGGCGCCGTCGGCACCGGGCTCGCCGCCGCTCAGCCGGCCGTGCAGCAGGCGCTCTCCGACGGGCCCGCCAAGCCCGTCGCCGGGCTGCTCGGCGGCCTGCCGGTCCAGGGCCTGTCCGCGCACGGCCTGCCGGTCAACGGGGTCCCGCTCGGCTGA
- a CDS encoding PspC domain-containing protein: MTALARPTEGRMIGGVCAALARRFGTSVTTMRVIFLLSCLLPGPQFLIYIALWILLPSEKNPRTAW; the protein is encoded by the coding sequence ATGACCGCCCTTGCCCGCCCCACCGAAGGCCGCATGATCGGCGGAGTGTGCGCAGCGCTGGCACGGCGCTTCGGTACCTCCGTGACGACGATGCGCGTGATCTTCCTGCTGTCCTGTCTGCTGCCTGGCCCGCAGTTCCTCATCTACATCGCGCTGTGGATCCTGCTCCCCTCGGAGAAGAACCCCCGCACCGCCTGGTAG
- a CDS encoding VanZ family protein, whose protein sequence is MQRQGSIGGSAAFRIRVTGGVLLVAHLAFVAWLMLRPLDVPWVMPANLRPLAGIRADLALGWPEAARRIGEGLALLAPLGVLLPMTQGRLNVSPLGSLIRTATAGALLSLGIALLQTGVPGRVVDIDSLLLNTTGVALAHVAVVPAGRSWLRRRGLRRPGPQEEASQGRTPTIPRVGIAP, encoded by the coding sequence GTGCAGCGTCAAGGCTCCATCGGCGGCAGCGCCGCGTTCCGCATCCGGGTGACAGGGGGCGTCCTCCTCGTCGCGCATCTCGCGTTCGTCGCCTGGCTGATGCTGCGACCCCTGGACGTGCCCTGGGTGATGCCCGCCAATCTGCGCCCGCTCGCCGGCATCCGCGCCGACCTGGCGCTGGGCTGGCCCGAGGCGGCCCGGCGGATCGGCGAGGGCCTCGCGCTCCTCGCCCCGCTCGGCGTGCTGCTGCCGATGACCCAGGGCCGGCTCAACGTCTCCCCGCTCGGCTCCCTGATCCGTACCGCCACCGCGGGCGCCCTCCTCTCCCTGGGCATCGCCCTGCTCCAGACCGGCGTTCCCGGCCGCGTCGTCGACATCGACTCGCTGCTGCTGAACACCACGGGCGTGGCCCTGGCCCACGTCGCCGTCGTCCCGGCGGGCCGCTCCTGGCTCCGCCGGCGAGGCCTGCGCCGCCCCGGCCCCCAGGAAGAGGCGTCTCAGGGACGGACCCCGACGATTCCCAGGGTCGGCATCGCCCCGTAG